A single window of Coffea eugenioides isolate CCC68of chromosome 7, Ceug_1.0, whole genome shotgun sequence DNA harbors:
- the LOC113778111 gene encoding probable LRR receptor-like serine/threonine-protein kinase At5g63710, producing MATSESPKRGKGSAKAPSLEVRTGHMSRAFFLWYSHLELLAGFIFLLLFSSGTYSTNKPDVEGEALMEFVTALNDSNNRVDWDFHFVSPCFSWFNVTCLNGNVVALSLASKGFSGTVSPSITKLKSLVTLDLHDNNLSGDLPGCLSTMENLQNLNLGQNKFIGPIPTTWGQFSNLKHLILKENRLSGPIPDSLVNVASLMQLDLSSNDLTGRIPTKLFSLPTFNFTGTHLSCGTAFQQPCVSSSSVPVSGKKKRVQVVITGVTCGLFILLLLGGAFLHQFRKVRKFKHDVFVDVEGEDECKISFGQLRRFSWREIQLATDNFSESSVIGQGGFGKVYKGMLSDNTKVGVKRLTDYHSPGGEAAFLREVQLISVAVHKNLLRLIGFCTTSSERILVYPFMQNLSVAYRLRDLKPGEKGLDWPTRKRIASGTAHGLEYLHEHCNPKIIHRDLKAANILLDDDFEAVLGDFGLAKLVDTKLTHITTQVRGTMGHIAPEYLSTGKSSEKTDVFGYGITLLELVTGQRAIDFSRLEEEEDVLLLDHIKKLLREKRLEDIVDENLHTFDAKEVETILRVALLCTQNSPEDRPTMAEVVSMLHGVGLSARWAEWEQLEEVRNQEFSLMSHQFLWADEYTQDQEAIQLSQAR from the exons ATGGCTACTTCAG AATCTCCTAAACGAGGTAAAGGATCAGCCAAGGCGCCCTCCTTGGAAGTTAGAACAGGTCACATGAGTAGGGCCTTTTTCCTTTGGTATTCACATTTGGAGCTACTGGCCGGTTTCATATTCCTCCTACTTTTCTCCAGTGGCACTTACTCAACGAATAAGCCTGATGTTGAAG GTGAAGCTTTAATGGAATTCGTAACAGCTTTGAATGATTCCAATAACAGAGTTGATTGGGATTTCCATTTTGTGAGCCCTTGTTTCAGTTGGTTTAATGTTACATGTTTAAATGGGAATGTCGTGGCTCT GAGCCTAGCTTCTAAAGGATTTTCAGGAACTGTCTCGCCATCCATAACCAAACTAAAATCCTTGGTTACATT GGATCTGCATGATAATAACTTGTCTGGTGATTTGCCCGGTTGTCTTAGCACCATGGAGAATCTGCAAAATCTGAATCTTGGACAAAATAAATTTATTGGTCCTATACCAACCACTTGGGGCCAATTTTCAAACCTTAAACATCT GATACTGAAGGAAAACCGCTTAAGTGGACCCATTCCAGATTCACTTGTTAATGTCGCTAGCTTGATGCAATT GGATCTCTCATCCAATGACCTAACTGGAAGAATTCCAACTAAGTTGTTTTCATTGCCCACATTCAA TTTCACAGGCACACATCTTAGTTGTGGCACAGCTTTCCAGCAACCTTGTGTTTCAAGTTCCTCTGTTCCAG TTTCTGGCAAGAAAAAGAGGGTCCAAGTTGTAATAACTGGTGTTACCTGTGGTTTATTCATTCTTCTATTGCTTGGGGGTGCTTTTCTACACCAGTTTCGTAAAGTACGGAAGTTCAAACATGATGTATTTGTCGATGTTGAAG GTGAAGATGAATGCAAGATTTCGTTTGGACAACTGAGAAGGTTTTCTTGGCGCGAAATCCAGCTTGCAACAGACAATTTCAGTGAGAGCAGTGTTATTGGACAAGGAGGTTTTGGAAAAGTTTATAAAGGCATGCTTTCAGATAACACAAAGGTTGGTGTGAAACGCCTAACAGACTATCACAGTCCTGGTGGAGAGGCCGCATTTCTTAGGGAAGTTCAATTGATAAGTGTAGCAGTTCACAAAAATCTGCTCCGGTTAattggattttgtaccacctCTTCTGAGAGAATCCTGGTTTATCCTTTCATGCAGAACCTCAGTGTGGCATATCGGTTAAGAG ACCTCAAACCTGGAGAGAAGGGATTAGACTGGCCTACTAGGAAAAGAATAGCTTCTGGTACAGCACATGGCCTGGAGTACCTGCATGAGCATTGCAATCCGAAAATCATTCACCGGGATTTAAAGGCTGCGAATATCCTCCTGGATGATGACTTTGAAGCTGTTCTTGGAGATTTTGGGCTTGCAAAGTTAGTCGATACAAAACTAACACACATTACAACTCAAGTCCGAGGAACCATGGGACACATTGCCCCTGAATATTTGTCGACTGGAAAGTCTTCGGAGAAGACAGACGTGTTTGGATATGGTATAACTCTTCTAGAACTTGTAACCGGTCAGCGTGCAATAGATTTCTCTCGGCTTGAAGAAGAGGAGGATGTTCTACTACTGGATCAT ATCAAGAAGTTGCTGAGAGAAAAAAGGCTCGAGGACATCGTGGATGAGAACTTGCACACTTTTGATGCCAAAGAAGTCGAGACAATTCTTCGGGTTGCCTTGCTTTGCACCCAGAACTCACCAGAAGACCGTCCAACGATGGCAGAAGTTGTAAGCATGCTGCACGGAGTGGGATTATCTGCAAGATGGGCAGAGTGGGAGCAGCTTGAAGAAGTTAGAAATCAAGAATTCTCCCTCATGTCCCATCAGTTTCTTTGGGCTGATGAATATACACAAGATCAAGAAGCTATTCAGTTGTCTCAAGCAAGATAA
- the LOC113777771 gene encoding signal recognition particle 19 kDa protein-like, whose amino-acid sequence MDGNIQAIKKWIVLYPIYINSKKTIAEGRRISVSKACENPTCVEIHDCCIHLKLPCAIEVDKAYPRDFMQRGRVRVMLKREDGSLFNPAISSRKQLMLRVAELVPKHSNRTKKQEPATSSAAGPSKPAKGGKKKR is encoded by the exons ATGGATGGTAATATACAAGCTATAAAGAAATGGATTGTGCTCTATCCTATCTACATCAACTCAAAGAAGACAATAGCTGAAGGCAGGCGGATTAGCGTCAGCAAAGCATGTGAAAACCCTACTTGTGTTGAAATCCATGATTGCTGTATTCACCTGAAACTTCCGTGTGCTATTGAG GTTGACAAGGCATATCCACGTGATTTTATGCAAAGGGGACGAGTAAGGGTTATGTTAAAAAGGGAAGATGGAAGTCTTTTCAATCCAGCCATTTCTTCTA GGAAACAACTGATGCTCCGTGTTGCAGAATTGGTCCCCAAACATTCGAATAGGACCAAAAAGCAAGAACCTGCGACCTCTTCAGCAGCTGGCCCTTCGAAGCCTGCAAAGGGTGGAAAGAAGAAGAGATAA
- the LOC113778701 gene encoding putative pentatricopeptide repeat-containing protein At1g12700, mitochondrial, protein MKNHYVSAISLFRDMCVKGIPAYEATLNVVINCYCLLGRVDLGFPVLAAFMKRGLVADVVTFSTLLKGLFREHRVPQGQELFKKIIFEKLCKPDEVMFLIVIDGLCKVGNIQMAIEFLRVMEKRTCKPHVKVYNTIIDGFCKDKMVDEALALLQEMIEKGIPPNVVTYSCLIQGLCNLSRWEDVSKIFSEMKVYKIIPNVITFTIVVDALCKEGHIEDAEDVVQILIQQGQNPNLVTYCSLMDGYCLQRRIDDARRVFNTMVASGLTPDLHSYGILINAYFKTKKAEAAMNLFREIQHKGLTPNIVVYTTVLQGLFSSGRYLSALEIFNEMQASGMKPDFHTYCVVLDGLCKTGHVDEALQLFHAMEADGTNIHIGMYNIMLDGLCKSRRLNSARELFNNLSLKGLDPDVRTYSTMIAGLLSEGLLIEAKELVKKMEGKGCLPNDFTYNIILRGLLKGGHYDDAMVYYEEMVHRGFLLDASTFSILLDSSVENQNNSSLLMLMLKLDPDCKKLMDGGQRGPSH, encoded by the coding sequence ATGAAGAATCATTATGTATCTGCTATTTCCCTTTTTAGAGATATGTGTGTCAAGGGCATTCCTGCTTATGAGGCCACCCTCAATGTTGTGATTAATTGTTACTGCCTCTTGGGTCGAGTGGATTTGGGGTTTCCTGTGTTGGCTGCTTTCATGAAGCGTGGTCTTGTTGCTGATGTAGTCACCTTTAGTACTCTACTCAAAGGACTCTTTCGAGAACATAGGGTCCCCCAGGGACAAGAATTGTTTAAGAAGATAATATTCGAAAAACTTTGCAAGCCCGATGAAGTTATGTTTCTGATTGTGATAGATGGACTCTGTAAGGTGGGGAACATTCAAATGGCCATTGAATTCCTAAGAGTCATGGAAAAAAGAACATGTAAGCCCCATGTTAAAGTGTACAATACCATCATTGACGGCTTTTGCAAAGATAAAATGGTCGACGAAGCTCTTGCCCTTTTGCAGGAGATGATTGAAAAGGGCATTCCCCCAAATGTTGTCACTTACAGTTGTTTGATTCAAGGTCTGTGCAACTTAAGCAGATGGGAGGATGTTAGCAAGATCTTTTCTGAGATGAAGGTTtataaaattattccaaatgtTATTACTTTCACTATAGTGGTGGATGCACTGTGTAAGGAAGGGCATATAGAAGATGCTGAAGATGTAGTCCAGATCTTGATCCAGCAAGGTCAAAATCCCAATCTGGTCACATACTGTTCCTTAATGGATGGGTACTGTTTACAGAGGCGAATAGATGACGCAAGGAGAGTTTTCAATACCATGGTTGCTAGCGGCCTTACACCTGATCTCCATAGCTATGGTATTCTGATAAATGCCTATTTCAAGACCAAGAAAGCGGAAGCAGCCATGAATCTCTTTCGAGAGATTCAGCATAAAGGTTTAACACCTAATATTGTTGTTTATACCACTGTCTTGCAGGGGTTATTTAGTTCAGGAAGGTATCTTAGTGCACTAGAAATTTTCAACGAGATGCAAGCTTCTGGCATGAAGCCTGATTTTCATACTTACTGTGTGGTGTTGGATGGATTATGCAAGACTGGACATGTCGACGAAGCATTGCAGTTATTCCATGCAATGGAAGCTGATGGAACAAATATTCACATTGGAATGTACAATATCATGCTTGATGGGTTGTGCAAAAGCAGGAGGCTCAATAGTGCTCGAGAACTTTTCAACAATCTCTCCCTTAAAGGATTGGATCCTGATGTTAGAACATACAGCACCATGATTGCTGGTCTGCTTTCAGAAGGTCTGCTCATCGAAGCCAAAGAGCTTGTTAAAAAGATGGAGGGGAAGGGTTGCCTGCCAAATGATTTTACATACAATATTATACTGCGAGGACTCCTTAAGGGAGGTCATTATGATGATGCGATGGTCTATTATGAAGAAATGGTTCATAGAGGATTCTTGCTGGATGCATCTACTTTTTCCATTTTACTTGATTCATCTGTTGAAAATCAGAACAATTCTTCTCTATTAATGTTGATGCTGAAGCTTGATCCTGATTGCAAGAAGCTTATGGATGGGGGACAAAGAGGACCTTCACATTAG